DNA from Tripterygium wilfordii isolate XIE 37 chromosome 15, ASM1340144v1, whole genome shotgun sequence:
TTTGGTCTGAGTAAACATAAACCCGGATGCTTAAATGGTCTCGACATTAATATATAATAACACCAATATTCTATCCTTTCCTTTCATTCAAAACCTAATTTTCATTTTCCTACGCCAGAATTGTCATCAAACATCCATGATATTGACATCCACACAGTGGAGCCAATTCAATCAGGCAACATTAAATTTTCAGTCCTAGCCTGTCTCCAATTTACATGTCCATTCGGCGTCTGCTATCCTTTAAGGGTTGTTCACTCTAGAAGTTAAATAGATATTATTGAATTACTTGACATGTGACATTAGATGAGTTTTATAGACACAATTCATAGGAGCTCATTGCTATGCGTTGAGTAGTTTTTTTCTTAGGGAGAAAAATCGAAAACACCCTGAATTTAGATCATTGGGTCGATTGAGCCCACGAACTTCATTTTGGGTCAAACAAGCCTCAGAACTTTGATGAATACCCTCCGTTAGTCATAAGTCACATTTTCCATgtcatttaatgtttttttaattattgtgcCATATCAATAAAAATATGTCACATCAATGATTTTGGACGACAAATGTGACCTAGGGGGCTAACGGCTACTCTTCATAATAGTTCAGGGGTTTGTTTGACCCGAAATGCACTTCAGGGGCTCGATCGACCCAATGATCTAAGTTCAAGGGCCTTTTTGATTGTTCGCCCTTCTTTTACGACATATAGACCCTAGTTTACTAGTTTTATACCAAAAATTACCAAAATGTATACTATTGTTATGCTTGATCAACtagtaatttgaaatgtatagAGTATGTAGGCTCTAGTATTCTGCTTTACTTTACTTCCCGCCAAAGCAAGAAATTAAAAAGCAACCGACTATAACCGTTTTAACCTCTTGACACAATGCCTAACAAAGGAAGCAATGAATATGTTCTTTGCTAAGATTCACACACTAATTCCACCCCCCATGTTTGATTATATATCTTCAACTGTTCCAACTCCCCTCAATTCTCTTTCTTAAAACAGAGAGAGGTATTATTATGCTAAAAAACATCAAGTTACCTTAAAAGAGAAGCTATGGAGGTAGAATTGGGACTCAAGATCACCAGAACCAGAGATGATATCACCTCCTTGTCCGACCTCCGAGTCTCCAAAGATCGTAATGGCCCTCTTTTCGTGTCAAGAGAGATCGACGCCATGTTCGTCCTCATTGCACATCTCAAAGGTACCTATAATTCTTTGCTTTTTTAGGTGGATTTCTTGTTATGGAATAAAGTGTTTGAAGTTTTTATGGTGTCTGAGCATATGTAGATTACAGAGGAGACAAAATTGATATCAAGATAAGTGAAGATGGGAGTAGGATAGAAATAGCTGGGGCGAAGCCGGTTGAGGAGACGGTGTTGAAGAGGTCGATTTTGTGGGACAAGAACTTGGAATTGAGGATTTTCAAGAAGGTGTTCCGGGTACCGGATGGTGTGGTTTTGGATAAAATTAAGGCCAAATTCAGAGAAGAAGATTCAACTTTGACAATTATAATGCCTAAACTGGTGAAAGGAATTGTTGGGAGTGCGATTGAGGAAGTGAAGGAAGAAGAGGTTGATAGAGGTACTCAAGAAACAAGTACCAACATTGATCCTGAACAAGAAACTACTTCTGTACAAGAGTCTAAAGAAGCTGAACGGGTTGTGGAGACCAAACCTGAGATAGCGCAAACTACACCAGCAGAAGCGCCCGCGGAAGAATCTGATCGGGGGGAACCTTCAGCCACAGAAGATGGTATAATTGAAGAGGAGAAACAGATAGATAGGAATGAAGGAGAAATTcaagagacgaagaagaagaagaaaaagaaaaagcctaAACTGTGTCCTCCTCTTGTTTTTGGAGGATCAGCCACTCTTATCACTCTTATAGTTCTTATCATTGGGTTAATCAGGTCAAACAAAAGATAGATAGTTAGAAAACTTGCGTCTATAGGCTAACGTACGGATTTGTATATAATTAGTTACAAATGATGCCACCGGCCTCCCTTGGCATTGTGGTGGTGGTGAGTGCCTCTTATCCAAAATGTCGAGGGTTCAAGGCCTGGTAGGGGGCATAAGCAGGGGCGGAACCACCCACAATCAAGTGTGGGCCGCCATCCCCCTTAAAAGAATTTTTTAAAAGCTTAACTAAATTGTCTCCCCTAACTAGGTGACTCGAGAATCAGTAGGAGAGTTATATTTTTGATATGTCAAGTAACGTTAATGCATTTATGGGGGTTTATGAAATTACTCGTATTGCATAGAAAATGATTGTGACAAGGTGTATCGTTTGTGTATAGACTAATAACACTAGCATTGATTTTTCATATGACAACTGCGATCGTAGAAATGACATTTACAACTATGAAGATTGTGAAGCAACAATTACAAAATCAGATAGGAGATGAATGATTAATTGATTTTCTAGTCACATATATTGAAAGAATAACAATTATAAGAGGTAATACCTCCTTTTTTTGTTCACTTCTAATAATTATACCGATCAGACTATTGGTATGCGATATAACCGATCCAAATGGTCGAGCGccacaaatattatatatatatatagttgaggTTAGGGATAACAAAAATTATGTTACTTTAGTGGTCAAGgcttatttctatttttttaactcGTACAACAAACATTTACATAAAAAATTTCGAATTTTACAATCATGGCTCTTATAAATAAAGCATAGGTTCTCgtaaaattttttataaaaaaaaatgtgtgaacTGATTTACACCAACTCAATATCGACAAAAACCGGCCGATTCAAACGGTTTTGATCGGCTTTTCACTGGTACGGTTACTTGGTATTTCTAAATTGAATCGTGTCAATGAGAGATTCGACATCCGGTTTAAGTCGTTGAACCAGTACGCTCCAACCCATATTTAAAATACTGATAAAAAGTCGTTGAGCATTTAAAATGACCTTCTTTTAGCTTCTAAAATTACCTTGTCTCGTCATTATTTAGTAATGTTCGGTAATATTTGCTAAGTAATTAAATCtaacaaaatgattaaattgcgaaatttttatcaaaacataaattaaagttGGATGTCCAATTACCTAATCATTAGGTATTAAATTTACATATATAACTTCCAACTGAAATATCTTTTCAAACTTACAAATTGAAGCTTCAGAAGCAAGAGTATAACGTAGTATATAATGTTGTTCTGGttatccaaaaacaaaaataaaaaaaagcacCGACTATAACCCTTTTTTTTACCGTCATGACAGTTGACACAATGCCTAAGACGGGAAGCAACGTATATGTTCTTTGCTAAGATTCCCACACTAATCCCACCCCCTATGTTCCAACCCCCCTCACTTCTGGTTCTTAATACATTTATAATTTGAGGAAAAACAGAAGCTATGGAGCTAGAATTGGCACTCAAGATCACCAGAACCAGAGATGATATCACCTCCTTGTCCGACCTTCGAATCTCCAAAGATCCTCATGGTCCTCTTTTCGTGTCGAGAGAGACCAACACCATGTTCGTCCTCATCGCACATCTCAAAGGTACTCATAATAATTCTTTGCTTTTTTTAGGTGGATTTCTTGTTGTCATGAAATGAAGTGTTTAAAGTTTTTATGATGTTTGGGCCTACATAGATTACAGAGGAGACAACATTGATATCAAGATAAATGAAGATGGGAGTAGGATAGAGATAGCCGGGGCGAAGCCGGTTGAGGAGATGGTGTTGAAGAGGTGGATTATGTGGAACAagaaattgaaattgaggaCTTTCAAGAAGGTGTTCCGGGTACCGGATGGTGTGGTTTTGGATAAAATTAAGGCCAAATTCAATGAAGAAGATTCAGCTTTGACAATTACAATGCCTAAAATGGTGAAAGGAATTGTTGGGGTTGCGATTGAGGAAGTGAAGGAAGAAGAGGTTGATAGAGGTACTCAAGTAACAGGTATCAACATCGATCCTGAACAAGAAACTACTTCTGTACAAGAGTCTAAAGAAGCTGAACGTGTTCTGGAGACCAAACCTGAGATATCGCAAACTACAGCAGGAGAAGCGCCCACGGAAGAATCTGATCGGGGGGAAACTTCAGCTACAGAAGATGGTTTAATTGAAGAGGAATCACAAGAAACTGGGGAAGTAAGTGATAACAAAGGGGAATTCGGTGCAACAGAGAATGTACAAGAGTCTAAAGAAGCTGAACAGGTTGTGGAGACCAAACCTGAGATAGCGCAAACTGCAGCAGGAGAAGCGCCCACGGAAGAATCTGATCGGGGGGGAACTTCAGCTACAGACGATGGTTTAATTGAAGAGGATTCAAAAGAAATTGGTGAAGTAAGTGATAACAAAGGGGAATCCAATGCAACAGAGAATGTACCTCAAGCGGTACCCGAAAGAGTTGGCCATATAGTTGACGAGACTACACAAGAAATTGAGGATCAAATGGAGGTGAAAGAAAGCATacctgaaaaagaagaagaaccttCTGCTTCCAAGGCAGTTGAAGAACCACAACCTGAAGAGATTCCAGAATTGAAAGAGGAAACACCAGAGGCAGAAAAAGAGGTAGTCGGGTCTGAGTTATTAGTGACTGGAGTTGAAGAACCAATAAAGCCTGAACCTGATCAAGAAGAGCAAGCAGACAACAAACAAGTTAATGAGCAAGAAACTGACCAAGCAAGGAATGAAATACAAGAATCGGTGGACAAAGTGGAATCCGATGCAACAGAGAAAGTACCAGAAAGACTTGGCCAGATGGTTGAGGAGACTtcacaagaaaatgaggatCAAATGGAGGAGAAAGAAAGCACACATAAAAAAGTAGAAGAACCTTCTGCTTCCAATGCCTTGGAACCTAAGGAAGTCCAACCCGAGCGACAAACTCAGGAGCCCAAGACAACAATGCCACCACCAGAGCAAGCAGAGAACAAAGAACAAGTTCATGAGCAAGAAACTGACCAAGCAAGGAATAAAATAGAAGAATCGATGGACAAAGTGGAATCCGATGCAACGGAGAATGTACCTGAAAGAGTTGGCCAGATAATTGAGGAGACTTCACAAGAAATTGAGGATCAAATGAAGGTGAAAGAAAGCACACCTGAAAAAGTAGAAAAACCTTCTGCTTCCATTGCCTTGGAACCTATGGAAGTCCAACCACAGCGAGAAACTCAGGAGCACGAGACAACAATGCCACCACCAGTTGAAGAACCACAACCTCAAGAGATTTCAGAATTGAAAGAGGAAACATCAGAGGCAGAAAAAGAGGTAAAGGGGCCTGAGTTATTAGTGACCGGAGTTGAAGAACACAAAACGAATGAAAAAAGTCAAATCAAAAGCAATGTGGTTGAAGAACTTGAAAAGCAAGAAGCTGGTGTGGGTGTTGAAGAATCAATAAAGCCTGAACCTGAACCTGAACCTGAACCTGAACCTGATCAAGAAGAGCAAGCAGAGAATGAAATACAAGAATCGGTGGACCAAGTGGAAGCCGATGCAACAGAGAATGTACCTGATAGAGTTGGCCAGATAGTTGAGCAGACTTCACCAGAACTTGAGGATCAAATGGAGGTGAAAGAAAGCAGACCTAAAAAAGTAGAAGAACCTTCTGCTTCCAATGCCTTGGAACCTAAGGAAGTCCAACCCAAGCAAGAAACTCAAGAGCCCGAGAAACCAATGCCACCACCAGTTGAAGAACCACAACCTGAAGAGATTCCAGAATTGAAAAAGGAAACACCAGAGGCAGAAAAAGAGGTAGTCGGGTCTGAGTTATCAGTGACCGGAGTTGAAGAACACATAACCAATGAAAAAAGTCAAATCGAAAGCAATGTGGTTGAAGAACTTGTAAAGCAAGAAGCTGGTGTCGGTGTTGAAGAGCCAATAAAGCCTGAACCTGATCAAGAAGAGCAACCAGATAATAAAGAACAAGTTCATGAGCAAGAAACTGACCGAGCAAGGAATAAAATACAAGAATCGATGGACAAAGTGGAATCCGATGCAACGGAGAATGTACCTGAAAGAGCTGGCCAGATAATTGAGGAGACTTCACAAGAAATTGAGGATCAAATGGAGGTGAAAGAAAGCACACCTGAAAAGGTAGAAAAACCTTCTGCTTCCATTGCCTTGGAACCTAAGGAAGTCCAACCCAAGCGAGAAACTCAGGAGCACGAGACAACAATGCCACCACCAGTTGAAGAACCACAACCTCAAGAGATTCCAGAATTGGAAGAGGAAACAACAGAGGCAGAAAAAGAGGTAGAGGGGTCTGAGCTATCAGTGACCGGAGTTGAAGAACACAAAACGAATGAAAAAAGTCAAATCAAAAGCAATGTGGTTGAAGAACTTGAAAAGCAAGAAGCTGGTGTGGGTGTTGAAGAACCAATAAAGCCTGAACCTGATCAAGAAGAGCAAGCAGAGAATGAAATACAAGAATCGGTGGACCAAGTGGAAGCCGATGCAACGGAGAATGTACCTGAAAGAGTTGGCCAGATAGTTGAGCAGACTTCACCAGAACTTGAGGATCAAATGGAGGTGAAAGAAAGCATACCTAAAAAAGTAGAAGAACCTTCTGCTTCCAATGCCTTGGAACCTAAGGAAGTCCAACTCGAGCAAGAAACTCAGGAGCCCGAGACAACAATGCCACCAACAGTGGAAGAACCACAACCAGAAGAGATTCCAGAATTGAAAGAGGAAACACCAGAGGCAGAGAAAGAGGTAGTGGGGTCTGAGTTATCAGTGACCGGAGTTAAAGAACACAAAACGAATGGAAAAATTCAAATCGAAAGCAATGCGGTTGAAGAACTTGAAAAGCAAGAAGCTGGTGTGGGTGTTGAAGAACCAATAAAGCCTGAACCTGATCAAGAAGAGAAAGtagagaacaaagaaaaagttCATGACCTAGAAACTGACCAAGCAAGGAATGAAATAAAAGAATCGGTGGACAAAGTGGAATCTGATGCAATGGAGAATGTACCTAAAAAAGTTGGCCAGATAGTTGAGGAGACTACACAAGAAATTGAGGATCAAATGGAGGTGAAAAAAAGCACACCTGAAAAAGTAGAACTTTCTGCTTCCATTGCCTTGAAACCTAAGGAAGTCCAACCCAAGCGAGAAACTCAGGAGCACGAGACAACAATGCCACCACCAGTTGAAGAACCACAACCTGAAGAGATTCCAGAATTGAAAGAGGAAACACAAGAGGCAGAAAAAGAGGTAGAGGGGTCTGAGTTATCAGTGACCGGAGTTGAAGAACACAAAACGAATAGAAAAAGTCTAATCGAAAGCAATGTGGTTGAAGAACTAGAAAAGCAAGAAGTTGGTGTGGGTGTTGAAGAACCAATAAAGCCTGAACCTGATCAAGAAGAGCAAGTAGAGATCAAAGAACAAGTTCATGAGCTAGAAACTGACCAAGCAAGGAATGAAATACAAGATTCGGTGGACAAAGTGAAATCCGATGCAACGGAGAATGTACCTGAAAGAGTTGGCCAGAAAGTTGAGGAGACTTCACAAGAAATTGAGGATCAAATGGAGGTGAAAGAAAGCACACCTGAAAAAGTAGAAGAACCTTCTGTTTCCATTGCCTTGGAACCTAAGGAAGTCCAGCCCGAGCGAGAAACTCGGGAGCCTGAGACAACAATGCCACCACCAGCTGGAGAACCACAACCTCAAGAAATGAAAGAGGAAACACCAGAGGCAGAAAAAGAGGTAGTGGGGTCTGAGTTATCAGTGACAGGAATTGAAGAACACAAAACGAATGAAAAAAGTCAAATCGAAATCAATGTGGTTGAAGAACTAGAAAAGCAAGAAGCTGGTGTGGGTGTTGAAGAACCAATAAAGCCTGAACCTGATCAAGAAGTGCGAGCAGAGAACAAAGAACAAGTTCATGAGCTAGAAACTGACCAAGCAAGGAATGAAATACAAGAATTGGTGGACAAAGTGGAATCTGATGCAACGAAGAATGTACCTGAAAAAGTTGGCCAGATAGTTGAGGAGACTTCACAAGAAATTGAGGATCAAATGGAGGTGAAAGAAAGCGCACCTGAAAAAGTAGAAGAACCTTCTGTTTCCATTGCCTTGGAACCTAAGGAAGTCGAGCCCGAGCGAGAAACTCGGGAGCCCGAGACAACAATGCCACCACCAGTTGAAGAACCGCAACctcaagaaatgaaaaaagaaacacCAGAGGCAGAAAAAGAGGTAGTGGGATCTGAGTTATCAGTGACAGGAGTTGAAGAACACAAAACGAATGAAAAAAGTCAGGTCGAAATCAATGTGGTTGAAGAACTAGAAAAGCAAGAAGCTGGTGTGGGTGTTGAAGAACCAATAAAGCCTGAACCTGATCAAGAAGTGCGAGCAGAGAACAAAGAACAAGTTCATGAGCTAGAAACTGACCAAGCAAGGAATGAAATACAAGAATCGGTGGACAAAGTGGAATCTGATGCAATGGAGAATGTACCTGAAAAAGTTTGCCAGATAGTTGAGCAGACTTCACAAGAAATTGAGGATCAAATGGAGGTGAAAGAAAACGCACCTGAAAAAGTAGACGAACTTTCTGCCTCCATTGCCTTGGAACCTAAGGAAGTCCAACCCAAGCAAGAAACTCAGGAGCCGGAGACAACAATGCCACCACCAGTTGAAGAACTAGAGGTAAAAGAAAGCGCACCTGAAAAAGTAGAAGAACTTTCTGCTTCCATTGCCTTGGAACCTAAGGAAGTCCAACCCAAGCGAGAAACTCAGGAGCCGGAGACAACAATGCCACCACCAGTTGAAGAACCACAACCTGAAGAGATTCCAGAATTGAAAGAGGAAACACCTGAGGTAGAAAAAGACGTAGTGGGGCCTGAGTTATCAGTGACTGGAGttgaagaacacaaaacaaatgaaaaaagtCACATCAAAAGCAATGTGGTTGAAGAACTTGCAAAGCAAGAAGCTGCTGTGGGTGTTGAAGAACCAATAAAGCCTGAACCTGATCAAGAAGAGCAAGCAGAGAATAAAAAACAAGTTCATGAGCAAGAAACTGACCAAGCAAGGAATGAAATACAAGAATCGCCGGACAAAGTGGACTCCGATGCAACAGAGAATGTACCTGAAAGAGTTTGCCAGATAGTTGAGGAGACTTCACCAGAAATTGAGGATCAAATGGAGGTGAAAGAAAGCACACCTGAAAAAGTAGAAGAACCTTCTGCTTCCATTGCCTTGGAACCTAAGGAAGTCCAACCCGAGCGAGAAACACAGGAGTTCGAGACAACAATGCCACCACCAGTTGAAGAACCACAACCTGAAGAGATTCCAGAATTGAAAGAGGAAACACCAGAGGCAGAAAAAGAGGTAGTGGAGTCCGAATTATCGGTGACTGGagttgaagaacacaaaccaaatgaAAAAAGTCAAATCGAAAGCAATGTGGTTGAAGAACttgaaaagaaagaagctgGTGTGGGTGTTGAAGAACCAATAAAACCTGAACCTGACCAAGAAGAGCAGGCAGCGAACAAAGAACAAGTTCATGATCATGAAACTGACCAAGCAAGTAATGAAATACAAGAATCGGTGGACGAGGCAAGACTTAATGGGGAAGAAGAAAGGAATGAGAGAATAAATCCAGAAGTGGAGCAACAGATAGATGGGAGTGAAGGACCAATTCAGgagaataagaaaaagaagaagaaaaaacctaACCTGTGTCCTTCTCTTGTTGTTGTAGGATCAGCCACTCTTGTCTCTCTGATAGTTATTGTCATTAGGTTCATTAGATCAGATCATGAGCAAGAAACTGTCCAAACATGGAATGAAATACAAGAATCGGTGGACGAAGCAAGACTTACTAcggaagaagaaaagaatgagAATGTAAATCCAGAAGCGGAGAAACAGATAGATAGGAGTGAAGGACCAATTCAGGAG
Protein-coding regions in this window:
- the LOC120016564 gene encoding uncharacterized protein LOC120016564, which codes for MEVELGLKITRTRDDITSLSDLRVSKDRNGPLFVSREIDAMFVLIAHLKDYRGDKIDIKISEDGSRIEIAGAKPVEETVLKRSILWDKNLELRIFKKVFRVPDGVVLDKIKAKFREEDSTLTIIMPKLVKGIVGSAIEEVKEEEVDRGTQETSTNIDPEQETTSVQESKEAERVVETKPEIAQTTPAEAPAEESDRGEPSATEDGIIEEEKQIDRNEGEIQETKKKKKKKKPKLCPPLVFGGSATLITLIVLIIGLIRSNKR
- the LOC119979797 gene encoding titin-like, whose product is MVLKRWIMWNKKLKLRTFKKVFRVPDGVVLDKIKAKFNEEDSALTITMPKMVKGIVGVAIEEVKEEEVDRGTQVTGINIDPEQETTSVQESKEAERVLETKPEISQTTAGEAPTEESDRGETSATEDGLIEEESQETGEVSDNKGEFGATENVQESKEAEQVVETKPEIAQTAAGEAPTEESDRGGTSATDDGLIEEDSKEIGEVSDNKGESNATENVPQAVPERVGHIVDETTQEIEDQMEVKESIPEKEEEPSASKAVEEPQPEEIPELKEETPEAEKEVVGSELLVTGVEEPIKPEPDQEEQADNKQVNEQETDQARNEIQESVDKVESDATEKVPERLGQMVEETSQENEDQMEEKESTHKKVEEPSASNALEPKEVQPERQTQEPKTTMPPPEQAENKEQVHEQETDQARNKIEESMDKVESDATENVPERVGQIIEETSQEIEDQMKVKESTPEKVEKPSASIALEPMEVQPQRETQEHETTMPPPVEEPQPQEISELKEETSEAEKEVKGPELLVTGVEEHKTNEKSQIKSNVVEELEKQEAGVGVEESIKPEPEPEPEPEPDQEEQAENEIQESVDQVEADATENVPDRVGQIVEQTSPELEDQMEVKESRPKKVEEPSASNALEPKEVQPKQETQEPEKPMPPPVEEPQPEEIPELKKETPEAEKEVVGSELSVTGVEEHITNEKSQIESNVVEELVKQEAGVGVEEPIKPEPDQEEQPDNKEQVHEQETDRARNKIQESMDKVESDATENVPERAGQIIEETSQEIEDQMEVKESTPEKVEKPSASIALEPKEVQPKRETQEHETTMPPPVEEPQPQEIPELEEETTEAEKEVEGSELSVTGVEEHKTNEKSQIKSNVVEELEKQEAGVGVEEPIKPEPDQEEQAENEIQESVDQVEADATENVPERVGQIVEQTSPELEDQMEVKESIPKKVEEPSASNALEPKEVQLEQETQEPETTMPPTVEEPQPEEIPELKEETPEAEKEVVGSELSVTGVKEHKTNGKIQIESNAVEELEKQEAGVGVEEPIKPEPDQEEKVENKEKVHDLETDQARNEIKESVDKVESDAMENVPKKVGQIVEETTQEIEDQMEVKKSTPEKVELSASIALKPKEVQPKRETQEHETTMPPPVEEPQPEEIPELKEETQEAEKEVEGSELSVTGVEEHKTNRKSLIESNVVEELEKQEVGVGVEEPIKPEPDQEEQVEIKEQVHELETDQARNEIQDSVDKVKSDATENVPERVGQKVEETSQEIEDQMEVKESTPEKVEEPSVSIALEPKEVQPERETREPETTMPPPAGEPQPQEMKEETPEAEKEVVGSELSVTGIEEHKTNEKSQIEINVVEELEKQEAGVGVEEPIKPEPDQEVRAENKEQVHELETDQARNEIQELVDKVESDATKNVPEKVGQIVEETSQEIEDQMEVKESAPEKVEEPSVSIALEPKEVEPERETREPETTMPPPVEEPQPQEMKKETPEAEKEVVGSELSVTGVEEHKTNEKSQVEINVVEELEKQEAGVGVEEPIKPEPDQEVRAENKEQVHELETDQARNEIQESVDKVESDAMENVPEKVCQIVEQTSQEIEDQMEVKENAPEKVDELSASIALEPKEVQPKQETQEPETTMPPPVEELEVKESAPEKVEELSASIALEPKEVQPKRETQEPETTMPPPVEEPQPEEIPELKEETPEVEKDVVGPELSVTGVEEHKTNEKSHIKSNVVEELAKQEAAVGVEEPIKPEPDQEEQAENKKQVHEQETDQARNEIQESPDKVDSDATENVPERVCQIVEETSPEIEDQMEVKESTPEKVEEPSASIALEPKEVQPERETQEFETTMPPPVEEPQPEEIPELKEETPEAEKEVVESELSVTGVEEHKPNEKSQIESNVVEELEKKEAGVGVEEPIKPEPDQEEQAANKEQVHDHETDQASNEIQESVDEARLNGEEERNERINPEVEQQIDGSEGPIQENKKKKKKKPNLCPSLVVVGSATLVSLIVIVIRFIRSDHEQETVQTWNEIQESVDEARLTTEEEKNENVNPEAEKQIDRSEGPIQENEKQQKPDLCPLVVAGSATLISLVVLVIGSITSNKR